A window of the Leptolyngbya subtilissima AS-A7 genome harbors these coding sequences:
- a CDS encoding glycosyltransferase family 4 protein, whose amino-acid sequence MKVAIPVSAAFPSAGGGYTFESEIVAALIDLAPEIRHQVTIFSGAKGDGQETPHPNLTILHPPSQLMAGAVPTVLRQGMGLAHASGSPKLANQADKVQAAFVRRFILKNRFDFAWVLAPAALIQCPRQIPYALTLWDLQHRLQPYFPEVNQGREWGKRERFYRANLPRATYVVTGTERGKVETERFYQIALERIQVIPFPTPRLGDAIANHASTKEEFLAQHRLPSQYFFYPAQFWPHKNHYNLLKAFKILVSEHKDVALVLTGSDKGNASYVKQLIHDLDLVAKVHILGFVSKEDLANLYKHALALVFPTHFGPDNLPPLEAFSLGCPVIASQVPGAAEQLGDAALLVDQRDAAQMAWAMKSVCEDEALRHDLIQKGLTRAKSWQPQDYARRLIALLDEFESIRYCWPNSTSHPSNT is encoded by the coding sequence ATGAAGGTCGCTATCCCAGTTTCTGCCGCGTTTCCGTCAGCTGGGGGTGGTTACACCTTTGAGTCAGAAATTGTGGCAGCGCTGATCGACCTAGCCCCGGAAATACGCCATCAGGTCACGATTTTTAGCGGAGCCAAAGGCGACGGGCAGGAGACACCACACCCCAATCTCACCATCCTTCACCCGCCCAGCCAGTTGATGGCGGGCGCTGTTCCTACGGTGCTGCGGCAGGGGATGGGTCTGGCCCACGCCAGCGGCAGTCCCAAGCTGGCCAACCAAGCTGATAAAGTTCAGGCCGCCTTTGTGAGACGCTTTATTCTGAAAAACCGCTTTGACTTCGCCTGGGTGCTGGCCCCCGCCGCGCTGATTCAGTGCCCTAGACAGATTCCTTATGCCCTCACTTTATGGGATTTACAGCACCGCCTTCAGCCCTACTTCCCTGAAGTGAACCAAGGGCGCGAGTGGGGCAAGCGCGAGCGGTTCTACCGAGCGAACCTGCCTCGGGCGACTTATGTAGTCACCGGCACCGAGCGAGGCAAGGTTGAGACCGAGCGCTTTTATCAAATTGCACTGGAGCGCATTCAGGTGATTCCATTTCCAACGCCGAGGTTAGGGGATGCCATTGCCAATCACGCCTCCACAAAAGAAGAATTCCTAGCCCAGCACCGTCTACCCAGTCAATACTTCTTCTATCCAGCCCAGTTTTGGCCCCACAAAAATCACTACAATCTGCTCAAGGCATTCAAAATCTTGGTTAGCGAGCACAAAGATGTTGCCCTGGTGTTGACCGGCTCAGACAAGGGCAACGCGAGCTATGTCAAGCAGCTAATTCACGATTTAGATCTCGTTGCCAAGGTTCACATCCTAGGGTTTGTCTCAAAGGAAGACCTGGCTAACCTCTACAAGCACGCCCTGGCGCTGGTGTTTCCCACCCATTTTGGGCCAGATAATCTGCCACCGCTGGAGGCTTTTTCCCTAGGCTGTCCGGTGATTGCATCCCAAGTACCAGGGGCGGCAGAACAGTTGGGCGATGCGGCTCTGCTGGTCGATCAGCGCGATGCGGCCCAAATGGCATGGGCGATGAAATCTGTTTGCGAAGACGAAGCCCTGCGCCACGACCTGATTCAAAAGGGCTTGACGAGGGCGAAAAGCTGGCAACCCCAAGACTATGCGAGGCGGCTAATCGCGCTTTTGGATGAGTTTGAGAGCATTCGCTACTGCTGGCCCAACAGCACTAGCCACCCTAGCAATACCTAG
- a CDS encoding methyltransferase domain-containing protein, whose translation MSVFNAYAQYYDLLYQDKDYAQEADFIHQLLKTHAPAAQHLLELGSGTGRHAECLAEWGYHVTGVERSEEMLARCGERQAEQASEIAQQLKFLQGDLREVRLEQTFDCVLSLFHVISYQTSNADLAAAFATVTQHLKPGGVFVFDVWYGPAVLHDQPQVRIKRLQNQNLAITRIAEPVLHPNDNVVDVNYHVLLQQLGTDTWQELRELHRMRYLFKPELELLLHQAGMDLVTCGEWMTDRPAGLDTWGVYFVAMKL comes from the coding sequence GTGAGTGTATTTAATGCCTATGCTCAATACTACGACCTGCTGTACCAGGACAAAGACTACGCCCAAGAGGCCGACTTTATTCACCAACTGCTCAAAACCCACGCCCCTGCGGCTCAGCATCTGCTAGAGCTGGGCAGCGGCACCGGTCGCCATGCCGAATGTCTAGCTGAATGGGGTTATCACGTCACCGGGGTCGAGCGCAGTGAAGAGATGCTGGCCCGCTGTGGTGAACGGCAGGCCGAGCAGGCTAGCGAGATCGCCCAGCAGCTCAAATTCCTTCAGGGCGATCTGCGGGAGGTGAGGCTAGAGCAAACCTTTGACTGCGTGCTGTCGTTGTTTCACGTAATTAGCTACCAGACCAGCAACGCCGATTTGGCGGCGGCCTTTGCCACCGTAACCCAGCACCTCAAGCCGGGGGGCGTGTTTGTTTTTGACGTATGGTACGGGCCTGCGGTGCTGCACGACCAGCCCCAGGTGCGGATCAAGCGCCTGCAAAATCAAAACTTGGCCATCACTCGCATAGCCGAGCCGGTGCTACACCCCAATGACAACGTGGTGGATGTGAACTATCACGTTCTACTACAGCAGTTGGGCACCGACACCTGGCAAGAGCTGCGCGAGCTGCACCGCATGCGCTATCTGTTTAAGCCCGAGCTGGAGCTGCTGCTTCACCAGGCGGGGATGGATCTGGTGACCTGTGGCGAATGGATGACCGATCGCCCCGCCGGTCTAGACACCTGGGGCGTCTACTTTGTCGCTATGAAGTTATGA
- a CDS encoding DegT/DnrJ/EryC1/StrS family aminotransferase: MAFIPVNEPALNGNEKKYLLECLETGWISSEGPFVDRFEAEFAQRVGRQHGVAVANGSAALDVAVAALGLGPGDEVILPTFTIISCAAAIVRAGAKPVVVDADPITWNMDVGQLEACITPRTRAIMVVHIYGLPVDMEPLLAIAQRHHLAIIEDAAEMHGQTYRGQPCGSFGNISTFSFYANKHITTGEGGMVLTDDVELAERCRSLRNLCFQPQQRFVHEELGWNFRLGNLQAALGVAQLEQLDGFIARKRAIGQRYTEGLSSVQGLQLPLAATNYAENVYWVYGLVLDDGVPFDAIEAMQRLKAKGVGTRPFFWPMHEQPVFRKMGLFEGEKHPVAERIARRGFYLPSGLALTDGQIDQVITAVREVMA, encoded by the coding sequence ATGGCGTTTATTCCTGTCAACGAGCCCGCCCTCAATGGCAATGAAAAAAAGTATCTGCTGGAATGCCTAGAGACGGGCTGGATTTCGTCGGAAGGCCCCTTTGTCGATCGCTTTGAGGCCGAGTTTGCCCAGCGGGTAGGTCGCCAGCACGGCGTGGCCGTGGCCAACGGCTCTGCCGCCCTCGATGTGGCGGTAGCTGCCCTAGGACTAGGGCCCGGGGATGAGGTGATCTTGCCCACGTTTACGATTATTTCTTGCGCGGCGGCGATCGTCCGTGCCGGAGCCAAGCCCGTCGTTGTCGATGCCGACCCCATTACCTGGAATATGGACGTGGGTCAGCTCGAGGCCTGCATTACGCCCCGTACCCGAGCGATTATGGTGGTGCACATCTACGGGCTGCCCGTGGATATGGAGCCGCTGTTAGCGATCGCCCAGCGCCACCACCTAGCCATCATCGAAGACGCCGCCGAGATGCACGGTCAGACCTACCGGGGGCAGCCCTGTGGCAGCTTTGGTAACATCAGCACCTTTAGCTTTTACGCCAACAAGCACATCACCACGGGCGAAGGCGGCATGGTGCTCACCGACGATGTGGAGCTGGCGGAACGCTGCCGCTCTCTGCGCAACCTCTGTTTTCAGCCCCAGCAGCGCTTTGTCCACGAAGAGCTGGGCTGGAACTTTCGCCTAGGCAACCTGCAAGCGGCTCTAGGAGTGGCTCAATTAGAGCAGCTCGACGGCTTCATCGCCCGCAAACGCGCGATCGGGCAGCGCTACACCGAGGGTTTGTCCAGTGTGCAGGGGCTGCAACTGCCGCTGGCTGCCACCAACTACGCCGAGAATGTCTACTGGGTCTACGGCCTGGTGCTCGACGACGGAGTGCCCTTCGATGCGATCGAGGCCATGCAGCGCCTCAAGGCCAAGGGCGTTGGCACGCGGCCCTTTTTCTGGCCCATGCACGAGCAGCCCGTGTTCCGTAAAATGGGGCTGTTTGAGGGCGAAAAGCACCCCGTGGCCGAGCGCATCGCCCGGCGCGGCTTCTACCTGCCCAGCGGCCTAGCCCTCACTGACGGACAGATTGATCAAGTAATTACCGCTGTGCGGGAGGTGATGGCGTGA
- a CDS encoding cupin domain-containing protein yields MPSSSTVTAAQLSPVQQIVHNSEMLALILSHRFAEPGIHFFTPNELSQQLAYMKYDAGKTIPAHVHNPVHRDVFHTQEVLFIKKGKLRVDFYSQEQEYLESRVLEGGDVILLVTGGHGFEVLEDLEMVEVKQGPYMGDQDKTRFSGISSSQATIAG; encoded by the coding sequence ATGCCATCCTCCTCCACCGTCACTGCCGCCCAGCTCTCCCCCGTTCAGCAAATTGTTCACAATAGCGAAATGCTGGCGCTGATTCTCTCCCACCGCTTTGCGGAGCCGGGCATTCACTTTTTTACCCCCAACGAGCTATCGCAGCAGCTCGCCTACATGAAGTACGACGCCGGCAAAACCATTCCGGCCCACGTCCACAACCCCGTGCACCGCGACGTGTTTCATACCCAGGAAGTGCTGTTTATCAAAAAGGGCAAGCTGCGGGTTGATTTCTATAGCCAAGAGCAGGAGTACCTGGAGAGCCGCGTGCTGGAAGGCGGCGACGTAATCTTGCTAGTAACGGGCGGCCACGGCTTTGAAGTGCTGGAAGACCTAGAGATGGTCGAGGTCAAGCAAGGCCCCTACATGGGCGATCAGGACAAAACCCGCTTCTCTGGGATATCGTCTAGCCAGGCCACTATTGCAGGCTAG